One Papaver somniferum cultivar HN1 chromosome 10, ASM357369v1, whole genome shotgun sequence genomic window carries:
- the LOC113315605 gene encoding 7-hydroxymethyl chlorophyll a reductase, chloroplastic-like produces MFEETHPKPSVPGDICHLSFNIRVQRTYNSGVQNIFGIRDQESRRETLSWITLNWALWSPFPLQKKKKTLNCSNLIRSHYSWRVKRRRKRNYEQIIEKTFLGFFCFGSVASLVLPVFSSIISASSSSSSPSSPPPKQVKLREDWRNRSKPIPPGGTYPAKDQCSKCGLCDTYYIAHVKNACAFLGDGMSRIEGLEPVVHGRGRDEDSLDETYLGVHEELLYARKTEPVEGAQWTGIVTTIAIEMLKANMVDAVICVQSDPEDRFTPRPVLARTPEEVLEAKGVKPTLSPNLNTLALVEVLQLPLRLCRLLFCGVGCQVQALRSVEQHLNLEELYVLGTNCVDNGTREGLEKFLNAASTEPETVLHYEFMQDYKVHLKHLDGHIEEVPYFCLPANDLVDVIAPSCYSCFDYTNGLADLVVGYMGVPKYSGVSMPKHPQYITVRNQRGKKMLNLVKNLLEITPTISTGDRRPFVMETVKADDAAKMGKGPSQPAPKFVGNLIAFILNLIGPKGLEFARYSLDYHTIRNYLYVNRTWGKQRADKHMPSYAKKIVDRYNKNGEIDRFLSNN; encoded by the exons ATGTTTGAAGAAACTCATCCGAAACCGTCTGTTCCTGGTGACATTTGCCATCTGAGTTTTAACATTCGAGTCCAAAGGACATACAACAGTGGAGTACAAAACATATTTGGCATCCGAG ATCAAGAATCAAGAAGGGAAACACTCAGTTGGATAACATTAAATTGGGCTCTTTGGAGCCCTTTcccccttcaaaaaaaaaaaaaaacattaaattgCTCTAACCTCATCCGATCCCATTATTCTTGGCGCgtaaaaagaagaaggaaacggAACTATGAACAGATTATAGAGAAaacatttttagggtttttttgtttcGGTTCCGTGGCTTCTTTGGTTCTCCCTGTTTTCTCCTCAATTATATctgcttcatcctcttcttcttctccatcatcaccaccaccaaaacaAG TTAAATTGAGAGAAGATTGGAGAAATCGTTCAAAACCTATACCTCCTGGTGGTACTTATCCTGCTAAAGATCAGTGCAG TAAATGTGGATTATGCGATACTTATTACATCGCTCATGTGAAGAATGCTTGTGCTTTCTTAGGCGATGGCATGTCTAGAATTGAA GGTTTGGAACCTGTGGTTCATGGTAGAGGGAGGGATGAAGACTCACTTGATGAAACTTATTTAGGGGTTCACGAGGAGTTGTTATATGCTCGTAAAACTGAGCCTGTTGAAG GAGCACAGTGGACAGGGATAGTGACAACCATCGCGATAGAGATGTTGAAAGCAAACATGGTTGATGCTGTGATTTGTGTGCAGAG TGACCCAGAGGACAGATTTACTCCTAGGCCTGTCTTAGCCAg GACGCCAGAAGAAGTGCTGGAGGCAAAAGGTGTAAAGCCAACACTATCTCCTAACTTAAACACGCTTGCCCTTGTAGAGGTGCTTCAACTTCCCTTGCGGTTAT GCCGGCTTCTTTTTTGTGGCGTGGGTTGCCAAGTGCAAG CATTAAGATCTGTAGAGCAACATTTGAACTTAGAAGAGCTTTACGTGCTTGGTACGAATTGTG TGGATAATGGAACTAGGGAGGGCCTGGAGAAGTTTCTTAATGCTGCTAGCACTGAGCCAGAAACAGTTCTTCATTATGAATTTATGCAAGATTACAAG GTACACTTGAAGCATTTGGATGGCCACATCGAAGAG GTTCCTTATTTCTGTCTACCTGCAAATGACTTAGTTGATGTTATTGCCCCGTCTTGCTATAG CTGCTTTGACTACACAAATGGGTTAGCA GATTTGGTGGTGGGATACATGGGTGTTCCTAAGTATTCAGGAGTAAGCATGCCAAAGCATCCACAGTATATTACGGTCAG AAACCAACGCGGTAAGAAAATGCTTAATCTGGTAAAGAATCTATTGGAGATTACACCTACAATCAGCACT GGTGATCGCCGCCCATTTGTCATGGAGACAGTTAAAGCTGATGATGCTGCAAAAATGG GGAAAGGCCCTTCTCAACCTGCACCTAAGTTTGTTGGGAATCTAATCGCGTTTATTCTTAACTTG ATTGGTCCAAAAGGTTTGGAATTTGCGCGTTATTCGTTGGATTACCACACAATACGTAACTATTTGTATGTAAACCGCACTTGGGGAAAACAAAG AGCTGATAAACATATGCCTTCATATGCCAAAAAGATTGTAGATCGGTACAATAAAAATGGGGAGATTGATCGGTTTCTCTCCAACAACTAA